Proteins from a single region of Paenibacillus sp. BIHB 4019:
- a CDS encoding LacI family DNA-binding transcriptional regulator, whose translation MVSIKDIAKKAGVSISTVSYALNGSPKVTAETCAKILAIAKELNYVPNAAARTLKTRETKIIGVYLTDFSGAFYGDLLQGVNEMLHRKGYDTIVCSGKRSHRMLPERMIDGAIVLDATFDSTELLRYAELGHKVVVLDRELNHPNINQVLLDNKAGATLAMEHLLDRGFRKIYAIMGPEESYDAGQRLQAVKQAVERCDDLTFEAIEGSFRKESGEEAAKKILAEYTEPAAVFCLNDEMAIGVHNYVSQTDYVVGEHIHIIGFDNVELASYMQPKLATIDYSKHKWGALASEQLLKIIAGEPVENERIYVTLVEGDSVGTNKEASAQR comes from the coding sequence GTGGTCAGTATTAAAGATATCGCTAAGAAAGCTGGTGTCTCGATATCGACGGTTTCCTACGCGCTGAACGGCAGCCCGAAGGTGACAGCGGAGACATGCGCCAAAATTTTAGCTATAGCCAAAGAGTTGAACTACGTGCCGAACGCGGCTGCCCGTACGCTTAAGACGCGCGAGACTAAAATTATTGGCGTATATTTGACCGACTTCAGTGGGGCCTTTTATGGGGATTTGCTGCAAGGGGTGAATGAAATGCTGCACCGCAAAGGCTATGATACGATTGTATGCAGCGGCAAGCGTTCGCATCGCATGCTTCCAGAGCGGATGATTGACGGAGCAATTGTGCTTGATGCCACATTCGATAGCACAGAGCTGCTGCGGTACGCGGAGCTGGGTCATAAAGTAGTTGTACTCGACCGCGAGCTGAACCACCCGAATATTAATCAAGTGCTGCTTGATAACAAGGCAGGAGCTACACTGGCGATGGAGCATCTGCTGGATCGGGGCTTTCGCAAAATCTATGCGATTATGGGGCCGGAAGAGTCTTATGACGCAGGTCAGCGGCTGCAAGCGGTCAAGCAGGCGGTGGAGCGCTGCGATGATTTGACGTTTGAAGCAATTGAAGGCAGCTTCCGCAAGGAATCCGGCGAGGAAGCAGCTAAAAAAATATTGGCTGAATACACAGAGCCTGCTGCTGTTTTTTGCTTGAACGATGAAATGGCGATTGGCGTGCACAACTATGTATCCCAGACAGACTATGTCGTAGGCGAGCATATTCATATTATCGGTTTTGACAACGTGGAGCTGGCCTCGTATATGCAGCCAAAGCTGGCCACGATTGATTATTCCAAACATAAATGGGGAGCGCTTGCATCGGAGCAGCTCCTGAAAATCATAGCCGGAGAGCCGGTCGAGAACGAGCGGATTTACGTGACGCTGGTTGAAGGCGACTCTGTTGGCACAAATAAAGAGGCTAGCGCACAGCGCTAG
- a CDS encoding peptidylprolyl isomerase — MKSTKKAFSLLLILAAIMLVLSACGAGSGTGSNSSSGAAGSAANVSSESSAPAASAEPSSSPSANLLDSDKHPVVTIQMSNDTVIKVELYPEIAPNTVDNFISLVQKGYYDGLIFHRVIQGFMIQGGDPDGTGAGGPGYSIPGEFTSNGFQNDLKHTRGVISMARTGEPNSAGSQFFIMVADAPTLDNEYASFGAVIEGMDAVDQIVNQPTNSQDRPNEPLLMTKVTVDLKGMTFEEPEKTK, encoded by the coding sequence ATGAAAAGCACCAAAAAAGCTTTTTCGCTGCTCCTGATTCTGGCAGCCATAATGCTTGTTCTATCCGCTTGCGGCGCAGGAAGCGGTACAGGCAGCAATTCCAGCTCAGGAGCCGCTGGATCGGCAGCTAACGTGTCCAGCGAGTCTTCGGCACCTGCTGCATCGGCTGAGCCTTCATCCAGCCCATCAGCCAATCTGCTTGACTCGGACAAGCATCCGGTCGTAACGATTCAGATGAGCAATGACACCGTCATTAAAGTTGAGCTGTACCCGGAAATTGCACCGAATACAGTTGACAATTTTATATCGCTCGTCCAAAAAGGCTATTATGACGGGTTGATTTTTCACCGTGTCATTCAAGGATTTATGATTCAAGGCGGCGATCCGGATGGAACAGGCGCCGGCGGCCCTGGCTATTCGATTCCAGGGGAATTCACATCAAACGGCTTTCAAAATGATTTGAAGCACACGCGCGGCGTGATCTCCATGGCGAGAACGGGCGAACCGAACTCCGCTGGCTCCCAATTTTTCATTATGGTAGCGGATGCGCCGACGCTTGATAACGAATATGCTTCCTTCGGCGCAGTTATTGAAGGCATGGATGCGGTTGATCAAATCGTCAACCAGCCGACTAACAGCCAGGACCGTCCGAATGAGCCGCTTTTGATGACGAAAGTGACTGTCGACTTGAAAGGCATGACGTTCGAGGAGCCAGAAAAAACAAAATAG
- the cyoD gene encoding cytochrome o ubiquinol oxidase subunit IV, which yields MDNHNSHSPSHESHGSMRSYVIGFVLSIILTIIPIVIVMNDMLSKKLTIIVILIMAALQFVVQLFFFMHLRDEEKPRYNTMALIFGLVILLTIVAGSIWIMSYNVVG from the coding sequence ATGGATAACCACAACTCGCATTCCCCGTCTCATGAATCACATGGTTCCATGAGGTCCTATGTCATCGGGTTTGTATTGTCGATTATTTTGACGATTATCCCGATTGTCATCGTCATGAATGATATGCTGAGCAAGAAGCTGACGATAATCGTCATTCTGATTATGGCAGCCTTGCAATTCGTCGTTCAATTGTTCTTCTTCATGCATTTAAGAGACGAGGAAAAGCCGCGTTACAATACGATGGCACTTATATTCGGGCTCGTCATCTTGCTCACCATCGTTGCAGGCTCTATCTGGATTATGTCCTACAACGTTGTAGGTTAG